One genomic segment of Acidihalobacter prosperus includes these proteins:
- the leuS gene encoding leucine--tRNA ligase, with product MQEQYDAAGVEQAAQAYWVEHETFKAREDAAREKFYCLSMFPYPSGRLHMGHVRNYTISDVIVRYQRMTGKNVLQPMGWDAFGLPAENAAMNNGVPPARWTYDNIDYMRGQLKSLGFAIDWSRELATCKPDYYRWNQWLFLRLLEKGIVYQKTGTVNWDPVDQTVLANEQVIDGRGWRTGAVVEKREIPMYYMAITQYAEELLADLDDLPGWPEQVRTMQKNWIGKSHGVRVGFPHAIDGGGVLWVFTTRADTLMGATYVAVAAEHPLALHAAKGNPELAAFIDECRHGGTSEAEIATQEKKGMATGFTVEHPLTGEPLPLWVANYVLMGYGEGAVMAVPAHDERDFEFAHQYGLPIKPVVLTSAGNETPAPWQAAYAEHGVCINSGQYDGLEFEAAVDAVAADLAAKDLGEKKVTWRLRDWGISRQRYWGTPIPIIHCAACGDVPVPEEQLPVVLPEDCVPDGSGNPLNRNEAFLACTCPRCGGAARRETDTMDTFVDSSWYFFRYTCPDAATMVDGRADYWMPVDQYVGGIEHAILHLLYSRFWTKVMRDLGLTQADEPFHNLLTQGMVVAPTFLREGADGRKQWINPADVQVATDEKGRPVAATLKADGQPVTMGGIEKMSKSKNNGVDPQALIDRYGADTARVFMMFAAPPEQSLEWNDAGVEGAHRFLKRLWAYAAEQGGAGDVAPATEQAPAVQAARREIHETLHQALVDFGKYQFNTVISACMKILNTLGRLEDAAGAAALRHEGLSILLRLLSPVAPHIAHHLWRELGYGEDIVDAPWPVVDEAALARDTIELAVQVNGKLRGQIAVPADADKAAIEAAALAEPNAVRFIDGMTVRKIIVVPGRLVNVVVG from the coding sequence ATGCAGGAGCAGTACGACGCCGCCGGGGTGGAGCAGGCCGCGCAGGCCTATTGGGTCGAGCACGAGACCTTCAAGGCGCGCGAGGACGCGGCGCGGGAGAAATTCTACTGCCTGTCCATGTTCCCCTATCCGTCCGGGCGCCTGCACATGGGGCACGTGCGCAATTACACGATCAGCGACGTGATCGTGCGCTATCAGCGTATGACCGGCAAGAACGTGTTGCAGCCGATGGGCTGGGACGCCTTCGGCCTGCCGGCGGAAAACGCGGCGATGAACAACGGCGTGCCGCCCGCGCGCTGGACCTACGACAACATCGACTACATGCGCGGCCAGCTCAAGTCGCTGGGTTTTGCCATCGACTGGTCGCGCGAGCTCGCCACCTGCAAGCCGGACTACTACCGCTGGAACCAGTGGCTGTTCCTGCGCCTGCTGGAGAAGGGCATCGTCTACCAGAAGACCGGCACGGTGAACTGGGACCCGGTGGACCAGACCGTGCTGGCCAACGAGCAGGTGATCGACGGGCGCGGCTGGCGCACCGGCGCGGTGGTGGAAAAGCGCGAGATCCCCATGTACTACATGGCGATCACGCAGTACGCCGAGGAGCTGCTGGCCGACCTCGACGACCTGCCCGGCTGGCCGGAGCAGGTCCGCACCATGCAGAAGAACTGGATCGGCAAGAGCCACGGCGTGCGCGTCGGCTTTCCGCACGCCATCGACGGCGGCGGCGTGCTGTGGGTGTTCACCACCCGCGCCGACACCCTGATGGGCGCGACCTACGTGGCGGTGGCCGCCGAGCATCCGCTGGCGCTGCACGCCGCCAAGGGCAATCCCGAGCTGGCCGCCTTCATCGACGAGTGCCGCCACGGCGGCACCTCCGAGGCCGAGATCGCCACCCAGGAGAAGAAGGGCATGGCGACCGGCTTCACCGTCGAGCATCCGCTCACCGGCGAGCCGCTGCCGCTGTGGGTCGCCAACTACGTGCTGATGGGTTACGGCGAGGGCGCGGTGATGGCCGTGCCGGCGCACGACGAGCGCGACTTCGAGTTCGCCCACCAATACGGTCTGCCGATCAAGCCGGTCGTGCTGACCTCGGCCGGTAATGAAACCCCGGCCCCGTGGCAGGCGGCCTACGCCGAACATGGCGTCTGCATCAATTCCGGCCAGTACGACGGGCTCGAATTCGAGGCGGCGGTGGATGCCGTCGCCGCCGATCTCGCCGCCAAGGACTTGGGCGAGAAGAAGGTCACCTGGCGCCTGCGCGACTGGGGCATCTCGCGCCAGCGCTATTGGGGCACGCCGATCCCGATAATTCATTGTGCGGCCTGCGGCGACGTGCCGGTGCCCGAGGAGCAGCTGCCGGTGGTGCTGCCGGAGGACTGCGTGCCGGACGGTTCGGGCAACCCGCTCAACCGGAACGAGGCCTTTCTCGCCTGCACCTGCCCCCGTTGCGGCGGCGCGGCGCGGCGCGAGACCGACACCATGGACACCTTCGTCGACTCGTCCTGGTACTTCTTCCGCTACACCTGCCCGGACGCCGCGACGATGGTCGACGGCCGCGCCGATTACTGGATGCCGGTGGACCAGTACGTCGGCGGCATCGAGCACGCCATCCTGCATCTGCTCTATTCGCGCTTCTGGACCAAGGTGATGCGCGACCTCGGTCTGACCCAAGCGGACGAGCCGTTCCACAACCTGCTGACCCAGGGCATGGTGGTCGCGCCCACCTTCCTGCGCGAGGGTGCGGACGGGCGCAAGCAGTGGATCAACCCCGCCGACGTGCAGGTGGCCACCGATGAAAAGGGTCGGCCGGTCGCGGCCACGCTCAAGGCGGACGGCCAGCCGGTCACGATGGGCGGCATCGAGAAGATGTCGAAGTCCAAGAACAACGGCGTCGATCCGCAGGCGCTGATCGACCGCTACGGCGCCGACACCGCGCGCGTGTTCATGATGTTCGCGGCGCCGCCGGAGCAGTCGCTGGAGTGGAACGACGCCGGCGTCGAGGGCGCTCACCGCTTCCTCAAGCGCCTGTGGGCCTACGCCGCCGAGCAGGGCGGGGCGGGCGATGTCGCGCCGGCGACCGAACAGGCACCGGCGGTTCAGGCGGCGCGCCGTGAGATTCACGAGACCCTGCACCAGGCGCTGGTCGACTTCGGCAAGTACCAGTTCAACACGGTGATCTCGGCCTGCATGAAGATCCTCAACACGCTGGGCCGGCTCGAGGATGCCGCCGGCGCCGCCGCGCTGCGCCACGAGGGGCTTTCGATCCTGCTGCGGCTGCTGTCGCCGGTGGCGCCGCACATCGCCCACCACCTGTGGCGCGAACTCGGCTACGGCGAGGATATCGTCGACGCGCCCTGGCCCGTGGTGGACGAGGCGGCGCTCGCACGCGACACCATCGAGCTGGCGGTGCAGGTCAACGGCAAGCTACGCGGCCAGATCGCGGTGCCCGCCGACGCCGACAAGGCGGCGATCGAAGCGGCCGCGCTGGCCGAACCGAACGCCGTGCGCTTCATCGATGGCATGACGGTGCGCAAGATTATTGTCGTGCCCGGCCGGCTGGTGAACGTGGTCGTGGGATGA
- a CDS encoding mannose-1-phosphate guanylyltransferase/mannose-6-phosphate isomerase — protein MTQIVPVILSGGSGTRLWPLSRHAYPKQFIPLVGELSLFQTTLRRLAGLPGVAAPCVVGNDEQRFMVAEQLRALGVDGRILLEPIGRNTAPAIAAAALDIAVADPQALMLVLPADHLINDVQAFHAAVAAATAAARDGALVTFGVVPTRAETGYGYIEAGDVLGEGPARRVARFVEKPALDVAEAYVAGGRHWWNSGMFLFTAERYLQVLETHAPAILEAARRAHALAREDLDFLRLDAEAFAASPSDSIDYAVMEPTDDAVVVPLDAGWSDVGSWQALWEVGAKDETGNRLEGDVIALDCRDSYVHAEHRLVAVLGLSDVVVAETADAVLVSARDRVQEVKSVVGRLKGAGREESVNHRRVLRPWGAYEGISLGERFQVKRITVKPGERLSLQMHHHRAEHWIVVRGTARVTRGDEVFTLAENESTFIPLGVTHRLENPGRIELEMIEVQSGSYLGEDDIVRFEDSYGRG, from the coding sequence ATGACCCAGATTGTACCCGTGATACTGTCGGGCGGCTCCGGTACCCGCCTGTGGCCGCTGTCCAGGCATGCCTATCCCAAGCAGTTCATTCCGCTGGTCGGCGAGCTGAGCCTGTTCCAGACCACCTTGCGTCGCCTGGCGGGCCTGCCGGGTGTGGCGGCGCCTTGCGTGGTCGGCAACGACGAACAGCGTTTCATGGTGGCCGAGCAGCTGCGCGCGCTGGGCGTCGATGGCCGCATCCTGCTGGAGCCGATCGGGCGCAATACGGCGCCCGCGATCGCCGCGGCGGCGCTCGACATCGCTGTCGCCGATCCGCAGGCCCTGATGCTGGTGCTGCCGGCCGATCACCTGATCAATGACGTCCAGGCCTTCCACGCGGCGGTGGCGGCGGCGACCGCCGCCGCCCGCGACGGCGCGCTGGTGACCTTCGGCGTGGTACCCACGCGCGCCGAAACCGGCTATGGCTACATCGAGGCGGGCGATGTCCTCGGCGAGGGACCGGCGCGCCGCGTCGCGCGGTTCGTCGAGAAACCGGCGCTGGACGTGGCCGAGGCCTATGTCGCCGGCGGCCGCCACTGGTGGAACAGCGGCATGTTCCTGTTCACCGCCGAGCGCTATCTGCAGGTGCTGGAGACCCATGCGCCGGCGATTCTGGAAGCGGCGCGCCGCGCACATGCGCTGGCGCGCGAGGACCTCGACTTCCTGCGCCTGGATGCGGAAGCCTTTGCCGCCAGCCCCAGCGATTCGATCGATTACGCGGTGATGGAGCCCACCGATGACGCCGTGGTGGTGCCGCTCGATGCAGGCTGGAGCGACGTCGGTTCCTGGCAGGCCTTGTGGGAGGTGGGTGCCAAGGACGAAACCGGCAACCGCCTGGAAGGCGATGTGATCGCGTTGGACTGTCGCGACAGCTACGTGCATGCCGAACATCGGCTGGTGGCGGTACTCGGCCTCTCCGATGTGGTGGTGGCAGAGACCGCCGATGCCGTGCTGGTGTCCGCCCGCGACCGCGTGCAGGAGGTCAAGTCGGTGGTCGGCCGCCTCAAGGGTGCCGGCCGCGAGGAAAGCGTGAACCACCGCCGCGTGCTGCGCCCATGGGGCGCCTACGAAGGTATCAGTCTGGGCGAGCGCTTCCAGGTCAAGCGCATCACCGTCAAGCCCGGCGAGCGGCTGTCGCTGCAGATGCATCACCACCGCGCCGAGCATTGGATCGTGGTGCGCGGCACCGCGCGCGTGACCCGCGGCGACGAAGTGTTCACGCTGGCCGAGAACGAGTCGACGTTCATCCCGCTGGGCGTGACCCATCGGCTGGAAAATCCGGGGCGCATCGAACTCGAAATGATCGAGGTACAGTCGGGCAGCTATCTCGGCGAGGACGACATCGTGCGTTTCGAGGACAGCTACGGGCGAGGATGA
- the holA gene encoding DNA polymerase III subunit delta, which translates to MPLKPSQLSTALGAPLKPVYLISGDEPLQAMESADRVRAAAREQGFGERVVMTVEPGFDWSALAAEAAATSLFAERRLLDLRLGTAKPGKAGGAVLADYLKNPPPDTVLLIQSARMDRAAGSAAWVKAVERIGVWVAIWPLAPSEMRGWLVQRLKVRGLVADEAAVALLLERVEGNLLAADQEIAKLALLHPPGPLGVAEVLAAVTGSARYDVNDLADAVRAGDTGRVGRVLDGLRGEGVEPTLVAWALVREARLLARLATGGKADALWRGIPPQRRRPVEQAARRWQGPRARLLVLLAARADRVVKGQAAGDPWDELLQLSLVLGGRALFPPAWVLAAETGRVLA; encoded by the coding sequence GTGCCGCTCAAGCCTTCGCAGCTGTCGACGGCGCTCGGCGCGCCGCTCAAGCCGGTCTATTTGATCAGCGGCGACGAACCGCTGCAGGCGATGGAGTCGGCCGATCGTGTCCGCGCCGCCGCACGCGAGCAGGGCTTTGGCGAGCGTGTCGTGATGACCGTCGAACCGGGTTTCGACTGGTCTGCGCTGGCCGCCGAGGCGGCGGCGACCTCGCTGTTCGCCGAGCGGCGCCTGCTCGATCTGAGGCTGGGCACTGCCAAGCCGGGCAAGGCCGGCGGCGCGGTGCTGGCCGACTATCTCAAGAATCCGCCGCCGGATACGGTGTTGCTGATCCAGTCCGCGCGCATGGATCGTGCCGCCGGTTCGGCGGCCTGGGTCAAAGCGGTCGAGCGCATCGGCGTCTGGGTGGCGATCTGGCCGTTGGCGCCGTCCGAGATGCGCGGCTGGCTGGTGCAGCGGCTCAAGGTGCGCGGGCTGGTGGCGGACGAAGCCGCCGTGGCGCTGCTGTTGGAGCGGGTCGAGGGCAATCTGCTGGCGGCCGACCAGGAGATCGCCAAGTTGGCGCTGCTGCATCCGCCCGGTCCCCTGGGCGTCGCCGAGGTGCTCGCGGCGGTCACCGGCAGCGCGCGTTATGACGTCAATGATCTTGCCGACGCGGTGCGCGCCGGCGATACCGGGCGCGTGGGCAGGGTTCTCGACGGCCTGCGTGGCGAAGGTGTCGAGCCTACGCTGGTGGCTTGGGCGCTGGTGCGGGAGGCGCGGTTGCTGGCGCGGTTGGCGACGGGCGGCAAGGCGGATGCGTTGTGGCGCGGCATCCCGCCGCAGCGGCGGCGGCCGGTGGAACAGGCCGCGCGCCGCTGGCAGGGACCGCGTGCGCGACTGCTCGTACTGCTGGCCGCGCGCGCCGATCGGGTGGTCAAGGGACAGGCAGCGGGCGATCCTTGGGATGAATTGTTACAATTATCACTCGTACTGGGTGGCCGTGCCCTGTTTCCCCCCGCCTGGGTTCTGGCGGCGGAGACCGGCCGCGTGCTGGCCTAG
- a CDS encoding LPS-assembly lipoprotein LptE, whose product MTRAPRLALRLLALAALGLLLGGCGFHLRGVAQLPAAMSRTYLAGASMQNPVVRSLAQALRANGVTLVSDPQQAGAVLTIVSINTTQRALTVSALNQATSYALETTLVFRAHATQGRWKLPDQSISVQRQYSLSTAQLQSQGPEERLLQQSMTRELANLALLRLQAHAGAS is encoded by the coding sequence ATGACGCGCGCGCCGCGACTTGCCCTGCGCCTGCTGGCGCTCGCCGCCCTGGGTCTGTTGCTCGGCGGTTGCGGATTCCACCTGCGCGGCGTCGCGCAACTGCCCGCCGCCATGTCGCGCACCTATCTTGCTGGCGCCTCGATGCAGAATCCGGTGGTGCGCTCGCTGGCGCAGGCGCTGCGCGCCAACGGCGTGACCCTGGTGAGCGATCCGCAACAGGCCGGCGCCGTGCTCACCATCGTGTCGATCAACACCACGCAGCGGGCGTTGACGGTGAGCGCCTTGAATCAGGCCACCAGCTATGCGCTGGAGACGACGCTGGTGTTCCGAGCGCACGCCACCCAGGGCAGATGGAAGCTGCCCGATCAGTCGATCAGCGTGCAGCGGCAATACAGCCTCAGTACCGCGCAACTGCAGAGCCAGGGACCGGAGGAACGCCTATTGCAGCAGAGCATGACTCGCGAACTGGCCAATCTGGCCCTGCTGCGCCTGCAGGCGCATGCCGGGGCATCCTGA
- a CDS encoding glutamate-5-semialdehyde dehydrogenase has protein sequence MNANTSASVSSVPAYMDAIGRRARAVSRDLARAETGIKNRALAAIADAIEAAAPRLKAENARDLEAGCARGLDAALLDRLGLIDARIATMAEGLRQIAKLPDPVGAIEDLKYLPSGIQVGRMRVPLGVIGIIYESRPNVTVDAAALCLKSGNAAILRGGSEALFSNQAIAACIREGLVAAGLPEAAVQVIETPDRAAVGELLRMKDYVDVIVPRGGKGLIERVSRESLIPVIKHLDGVCHVYIDDSADTEKTLNVAFNAKCQRYGTCNTMETLLVSAARAVDILPPLAARYTDEGVRLKGCERTRAVLPDIEPATEADWDIEYLAPILSIKVVDGLDEAIEHINVHGSHHTDSILTEDYSRARRFLREVDSSSVMVNASTRLADGFEYGLGAEIGISTDKLHARGPVGLEGLTSQKYVVLGDGQVRQ, from the coding sequence ATGAATGCAAATACATCCGCATCGGTATCTTCCGTGCCCGCCTATATGGACGCCATCGGCCGCCGCGCGCGCGCCGTTTCGCGCGATCTGGCGCGTGCCGAGACCGGCATCAAGAATCGCGCCCTGGCCGCCATCGCGGATGCGATCGAGGCCGCCGCGCCGCGACTCAAGGCGGAGAACGCCCGCGACCTCGAGGCGGGCTGTGCCCGCGGTCTCGACGCCGCGCTGCTGGACCGGCTGGGGCTGATCGACGCGCGCATCGCGACCATGGCCGAAGGGCTGCGCCAGATCGCCAAGCTGCCGGATCCGGTGGGCGCGATCGAGGATCTCAAGTATCTGCCAAGCGGCATCCAGGTCGGACGCATGCGCGTGCCGCTGGGCGTGATCGGCATCATCTACGAGTCGCGCCCCAACGTGACGGTGGATGCCGCCGCGCTGTGCCTCAAGTCCGGCAACGCGGCCATTCTGCGTGGCGGTTCCGAGGCATTGTTCTCCAATCAGGCGATCGCCGCCTGCATTCGCGAGGGCTTGGTCGCAGCGGGCTTGCCCGAGGCCGCGGTACAGGTCATCGAGACACCCGATCGCGCCGCGGTCGGCGAACTGCTGCGCATGAAGGATTACGTCGACGTGATCGTGCCGCGTGGCGGCAAGGGGCTGATCGAGCGTGTCAGCCGCGAATCCCTGATTCCGGTGATCAAGCATCTGGACGGCGTGTGTCACGTCTATATCGACGACAGCGCGGATACGGAAAAGACGCTCAACGTGGCCTTCAACGCCAAATGTCAGCGTTACGGCACCTGCAACACCATGGAAACCCTGCTGGTGTCCGCCGCGCGCGCAGTGGACATCCTGCCGCCGCTGGCCGCGCGCTACACGGACGAGGGCGTGCGGCTCAAGGGCTGCGAGCGCACGCGCGCGGTGCTGCCGGACATCGAGCCGGCCACGGAGGCGGACTGGGATATCGAATACCTGGCGCCGATCCTGTCGATCAAGGTGGTCGACGGTCTCGACGAGGCGATCGAACACATCAATGTTCATGGTTCGCACCATACCGACAGCATACTGACCGAGGACTATTCCCGCGCGCGGCGTTTTTTGCGCGAGGTCGATTCGAGCTCGGTGATGGTGAACGCCTCGACTCGCCTGGCGGACGGCTTCGAGTACGGCCTGGGTGCCGAGATCGGCATTTCCACCGACAAGCTGCACGCGCGCGGTCCGGTCGGCCTCGAGGGTCTGACCAGCCAGAAATACGTTGTGCTGGGTGACGGACAGGTGCGCCAATAG
- the lnt gene encoding apolipoprotein N-acyltransferase, translating into MKLSDLSGRSRLADLLALLAGLLTVVAFAPYSVAPLAVIGPAMLFVSWHHATPRRMAWRGYLYGLGFFGFGVSWITSGLSLFGAHMQALALPLAGVFVLVLALYPGLMGWVASRFGCVPAAARLIVIWPALWTAFEWLRGTLFTGFPWLLLGDSQVASGPGGLAPVLGDYGVSWLVALLAGLLALAATGRRVPPRVAALLAAGVLWFGAGALRQVDWTHPTGAPMRVSVVQGNVPQQVKWVPSEFERTLARYRDLTRAHWDSRLIVWPESAIPALYREVAARYLDPLAAEAASHGSTLMVGLFVRRGQKIYNAVASVGDGAPGFYFKHHLVPFGEYMPFKGLLGWLYRDMNVPMSGLSAGRGGYTVQAAGQTVDVSICYEDAYGDLVIRGLPQASLLVNVSDDAWFDGSLEPAQHMQIARMRALETGRYLLRAANTGISGIVGPKGEVIALADMGRTEVISAEVRPMGGATPYVRIGNGPVVGAVFAILFFGWVFGLAMTRNQQRKMESK; encoded by the coding sequence ATGAAACTCAGCGACCTGAGCGGGCGTTCCCGGCTCGCCGATCTGCTCGCCCTGCTGGCCGGGCTGTTGACCGTGGTGGCCTTTGCGCCTTACTCGGTGGCGCCGTTGGCTGTGATCGGCCCGGCCATGCTGTTTGTGAGCTGGCATCATGCCACGCCTCGCCGCATGGCCTGGCGGGGGTATCTGTACGGACTCGGATTTTTCGGTTTCGGTGTTTCCTGGATCACCTCGGGCCTGTCCCTGTTCGGGGCGCACATGCAGGCGCTGGCCCTGCCGCTGGCCGGCGTGTTCGTGCTGGTCCTGGCGCTCTATCCGGGGCTGATGGGCTGGGTGGCCTCGCGCTTCGGCTGCGTGCCGGCCGCGGCGCGCCTGATCGTGATCTGGCCGGCGCTTTGGACCGCGTTCGAATGGCTGCGCGGTACCTTGTTCACGGGCTTTCCGTGGCTGCTGCTCGGCGACAGCCAGGTGGCGAGCGGGCCGGGCGGGCTGGCGCCCGTGCTCGGCGATTACGGCGTCAGCTGGCTGGTGGCGCTCCTCGCCGGCCTGCTGGCCCTGGCGGCGACCGGCCGCCGCGTGCCGCCGCGTGTTGCCGCGCTGCTGGCGGCCGGTGTGCTCTGGTTCGGTGCCGGCGCACTCAGACAGGTCGACTGGACGCATCCGACCGGCGCGCCGATGCGGGTGAGCGTGGTGCAGGGCAACGTGCCGCAGCAGGTCAAGTGGGTGCCGAGCGAATTCGAGCGCACGCTGGCGCGCTATCGCGACCTGACCCGCGCGCACTGGGACAGCCGCCTGATCGTCTGGCCGGAGAGCGCGATACCGGCGTTGTACCGCGAGGTGGCCGCCCGCTATCTCGACCCGTTGGCGGCCGAGGCCGCCAGCCACGGCTCGACGCTGATGGTGGGGTTGTTCGTGCGGCGAGGGCAGAAAATCTACAATGCGGTGGCGAGCGTCGGTGACGGCGCGCCCGGCTTCTATTTCAAGCATCATCTGGTGCCGTTCGGCGAATACATGCCCTTCAAGGGGCTGCTGGGCTGGCTATACCGGGATATGAACGTGCCGATGTCCGGATTGAGCGCAGGACGGGGCGGTTATACGGTGCAGGCCGCAGGCCAGACGGTGGACGTGTCGATCTGTTACGAGGATGCCTACGGGGATCTCGTGATCCGCGGATTGCCGCAGGCGAGCCTTTTGGTGAACGTCAGCGACGATGCCTGGTTCGACGGCTCGCTGGAGCCTGCCCAGCACATGCAGATCGCGCGCATGCGCGCGCTGGAGACCGGGCGTTATCTGCTGCGTGCCGCGAATACCGGCATTTCCGGCATCGTCGGCCCCAAGGGCGAGGTGATCGCGCTGGCGGATATGGGACGCACCGAGGTGATCAGCGCCGAGGTCCGGCCGATGGGCGGTGCCACGCCTTATGTAAGGATCGGCAACGGCCCCGTGGTCGGCGCGGTGTTCGCGATACTGTTTTTCGGCTGGGTCTTTGGCCTGGCCATGACTCGAAATCAACAGCGGAAGATGGAATCGAAATGA
- a CDS encoding zinc ribbon-containing protein yields MSQEDPKPHLSEAYARMIERARSTVESAGKRLEQAVDEARDMAHELGELTRDEADLLSEYVKRDLRDLGAYLDLSGSDLRGWFVIDKTLIEARLFELMASVADKTSLALAEFARNVRQPTVWRTGEITGPGVLACLECGKTLQLGKAGRIPPCPHCHATRFRRQHESPEA; encoded by the coding sequence ATGAGCCAAGAAGACCCCAAACCGCACCTGAGCGAAGCCTACGCCCGCATGATCGAGCGCGCGCGCAGCACCGTGGAAAGCGCCGGCAAGCGGCTCGAACAGGCCGTGGACGAAGCCCGCGACATGGCGCACGAACTGGGAGAATTGACCCGCGACGAGGCCGACCTGCTGTCCGAGTACGTCAAGCGCGACCTGCGCGACCTCGGCGCCTATCTGGACCTTTCCGGCAGCGACCTGCGCGGCTGGTTCGTCATCGACAAGACCTTGATCGAGGCGCGCCTGTTCGAACTCATGGCCTCGGTCGCCGACAAGACCAGCCTCGCCCTGGCCGAATTCGCGCGCAACGTGCGCCAGCCCACGGTCTGGCGCACCGGCGAAATCACCGGCCCAGGCGTGCTCGCCTGCCTCGAATGCGGCAAGACCCTGCAGCTGGGCAAGGCCGGGCGGATTCCGCCCTGCCCGCACTGCCACGCCACCCGTTTCCGCCGCCAGCACGAATCGCCGGAAGCTTGA
- the ybeY gene encoding rRNA maturation RNase YbeY → MPDSNRAEATPAVEIEVQRASTLPSPPDEQLRVWVEAAMRTPGRALLLRYVDADESRALNSEYRGRDKPTNVLSFPFELPPGVDDPHLGDLVICVPVIEAEAREQGKPLDAHHAHMVVHGLLHLQGYDHETDADAARMEALEIEILRRLGYDNPYE, encoded by the coding sequence ATGCCGGATTCGAACAGGGCTGAGGCGACGCCGGCGGTCGAGATCGAGGTGCAGCGCGCCAGCACGTTGCCGAGTCCGCCGGACGAGCAACTGCGCGTCTGGGTCGAGGCGGCGATGCGGACGCCGGGACGGGCGCTGCTGCTGCGGTATGTCGATGCCGACGAGTCGCGCGCGCTCAACAGCGAGTACCGCGGACGCGACAAGCCGACCAACGTGCTGTCGTTCCCCTTCGAGCTGCCGCCCGGCGTGGACGACCCGCATCTCGGGGATCTGGTGATCTGCGTGCCGGTGATCGAGGCCGAAGCGCGGGAGCAGGGCAAGCCGCTTGACGCGCACCATGCGCATATGGTGGTGCACGGCCTGCTGCATCTGCAGGGATACGATCACGAGACGGATGCGGATGCTGCGCGCATGGAGGCGCTTGAAATCGAAATTCTGCGACGGTTAGGCTATGACAATCCATACGAATAA
- a CDS encoding HlyC/CorC family transporter codes for MEDRPSRRSGQPGWLERMSRALLGEPQDREQLVELLRDAHDRELLDVDALAMIEGVFEVADMQARDIMVPRAQMEVVGRGDGLESILASVLDSGHSRYPVIGDSRDEVIGILLAKDLLRHCRREDERFDLQDLLRSPVFVPESKRLNVLLKDFRNTRNHMAIVVNEYGGVAGLVTIEDVLEQIVGDIGDEHDEVEGEGLILLHDDGHYTVKALTTIEDFNEHFGTAYSDEEFDTIGGLIINRVGRVPKRGEVIDLDRFRFRVLRADNRRVYLLELRVQPLPASGDAF; via the coding sequence ATGGAAGACCGACCCAGTAGGCGCTCCGGCCAGCCTGGCTGGCTGGAGCGCATGAGCCGCGCCCTGTTGGGCGAACCGCAGGACCGTGAACAACTGGTCGAACTGTTGCGCGACGCGCACGACCGGGAATTGCTGGATGTCGATGCCCTGGCCATGATCGAGGGCGTGTTCGAGGTGGCCGACATGCAGGCGCGCGATATCATGGTGCCGCGCGCGCAGATGGAGGTGGTCGGCCGTGGCGACGGCCTGGAAAGCATTCTCGCCAGCGTGCTCGATTCCGGACACTCGCGCTATCCGGTGATCGGCGACAGCCGCGACGAGGTGATCGGCATCCTTCTGGCCAAGGACCTGCTGCGCCATTGCCGTCGCGAGGATGAACGATTCGACCTCCAGGATCTGCTGCGTTCGCCGGTGTTCGTGCCGGAGAGCAAGCGCCTCAACGTGTTGCTCAAGGATTTTCGCAACACGCGTAATCATATGGCCATCGTGGTCAACGAATATGGTGGCGTTGCCGGCCTGGTGACCATCGAGGATGTGCTCGAACAGATCGTCGGCGACATTGGCGACGAGCATGACGAGGTCGAGGGCGAGGGGCTGATTCTGCTCCACGACGACGGACACTACACCGTCAAGGCGCTGACCACGATCGAGGATTTCAATGAGCATTTCGGTACGGCCTACAGTGACGAGGAGTTCGACACCATCGGCGGATTGATCATCAACCGGGTCGGGCGCGTGCCCAAGCGCGGCGAGGTGATCGATCTCGACCGTTTCCGTTTCCGCGTGCTGCGTGCGGACAATCGCCGGGTGTACCTGCTGGAGCTGCGCGTGCAGCCGCTGCCGGCATCCGGCGATGCATTCTAG